The Heyndrickxia vini genome contains a region encoding:
- a CDS encoding MIP/aquaporin family protein has protein sequence MSEFLAEMIGTMILIIFGGGVVGGVVLKKTKAEGAGWIVITIGWGLAVTMGVYAVGSISGAHLNPAVTLGFAAIGEFPWEKVPLYMTAQVLGGFLGGVIVFFQYLPHWRATKDPGDKLAVFSTGPAIRSTFSNLVSEMIGTFVLIMGLLFIGANEFTEGLNPAIVGLLITAIGLSLGATTGYAINPARDLGPRIAHALLPIIGKGSSDWGYSWIPIVGPLLGGTYGALFYKAIFKGDYSVAFWIVSIVVIVVLLAALNSELKKRHASEEAV, from the coding sequence ATGTCCGAATTTCTTGCTGAAATGATTGGAACAATGATTCTAATTATTTTTGGTGGTGGTGTGGTAGGCGGAGTAGTCCTCAAAAAGACAAAAGCGGAAGGTGCAGGGTGGATTGTCATTACGATCGGCTGGGGTTTGGCGGTAACTATGGGAGTCTATGCAGTTGGAAGCATATCAGGAGCGCATCTAAATCCCGCCGTTACACTTGGTTTCGCGGCGATAGGTGAATTTCCATGGGAAAAGGTTCCACTTTATATGACAGCCCAAGTACTTGGAGGATTTCTTGGTGGTGTCATTGTCTTTTTTCAATACTTGCCACATTGGAGAGCGACGAAGGATCCTGGTGATAAGTTAGCCGTATTCTCAACTGGCCCTGCAATTCGCAGTACATTCTCGAACCTAGTGAGTGAAATGATTGGTACATTTGTCCTTATTATGGGTTTATTATTTATTGGAGCAAATGAATTTACGGAAGGATTAAATCCTGCGATTGTCGGTTTATTAATTACTGCGATTGGTTTATCATTAGGGGCAACAACAGGTTATGCAATTAATCCTGCACGTGACTTAGGTCCAAGAATTGCTCATGCATTGCTGCCAATCATTGGAAAGGGGAGCTCCGATTGGGGATATTCATGGATTCCGATTGTCGGTCCATTATTAGGCGGAACGTATGGGGCATTATTTTATAAAGCGATTTTTAAAGGGGATTATTCAGTAGCATTTTGGATTGTCAGTATCGTAGTTATTGTCGTTTTACTTGCTGCTCTTAATAGTGAATTGAAAAAAAGACACGCTTCTGAAGAAGCCGTATAG
- the glpK gene encoding glycerol kinase GlpK yields the protein MSQYILALDQGTTSSRAILFNHEGEIVETAQREFEQFFPKPGWVEHDANEIWTSVLACIAEVIRKADIEPDQVAGIGITNQRETAVVWDKHTGKPVYKAIVWQSRQTDDICKELREKGYNDLFRDKTGLLIDAYFSGTKVKWILDHVEGARERAEKGELLFGTIDTWLVYKLSGGKKHVTDYSNASRTLMYNIYDLKWDDELLEILDVPKSMLPEVRPSSEIYGKTASYHFFGHEIPIAGIAGDQQAALFGQACFETGMAKNTYGTGCFMLMNTGEKGVKSENGLLTTLAWGVDGKVEYALEGSIFVAGSAIQWLRDGLKMFENAPDSEEYASKVESTDGVYMVPAFVGLGTPYWDSDARGAVFGLTRGTTKEHFIRATLESLAYQTKDVLDAMISDSGIDLKTLRVDGGAVKNNFLMQFQSDILGVPVDRPVVSETTALGAAYLAGLAVGYWQDKEEIAKQWKIDRTFTNQLNEETSAQLYDGWQKAVAATRAFK from the coding sequence ATGAGTCAATATATTTTAGCATTAGATCAAGGGACGACGAGTTCAAGAGCGATTCTTTTTAACCATGAAGGTGAAATTGTTGAAACCGCACAAAGAGAGTTTGAACAATTTTTTCCGAAACCGGGTTGGGTTGAGCATGATGCGAATGAAATTTGGACATCGGTACTTGCTTGTATTGCAGAGGTGATAAGAAAGGCCGATATTGAACCTGATCAAGTTGCAGGAATTGGGATTACAAATCAGCGGGAAACAGCGGTTGTATGGGATAAACATACTGGTAAGCCTGTGTACAAGGCAATTGTATGGCAATCAAGACAAACGGATGATATTTGCAAGGAGCTCCGCGAAAAGGGTTACAATGATTTATTTAGGGACAAAACCGGGCTACTTATTGACGCCTATTTCTCCGGTACAAAAGTAAAATGGATACTTGATCATGTTGAAGGGGCAAGGGAGAGAGCTGAAAAAGGTGAGCTGTTGTTTGGTACGATTGATACGTGGCTTGTGTATAAGCTTTCAGGCGGGAAGAAACATGTAACAGACTATTCCAATGCATCTAGAACACTGATGTATAATATTTACGATTTAAAATGGGATGACGAATTATTAGAAATCCTTGACGTTCCAAAAAGCATGCTTCCAGAAGTACGACCTTCGTCGGAAATTTACGGGAAAACAGCTTCTTACCACTTCTTTGGACATGAAATACCGATTGCGGGAATTGCCGGCGACCAGCAAGCAGCTTTATTTGGGCAGGCTTGTTTTGAAACGGGAATGGCGAAGAACACGTATGGAACTGGCTGTTTCATGCTTATGAACACGGGTGAAAAAGGAGTTAAATCGGAGAATGGGTTATTAACGACACTTGCCTGGGGTGTGGATGGAAAAGTTGAATACGCTTTGGAAGGGAGTATTTTTGTTGCGGGATCGGCCATTCAATGGCTGCGGGATGGGCTGAAAATGTTCGAAAACGCACCTGACAGTGAAGAGTATGCGTCAAAGGTTGAATCGACTGATGGTGTATATATGGTCCCAGCTTTTGTCGGATTAGGAACTCCATATTGGGATAGTGATGCCCGAGGAGCGGTATTTGGTCTTACACGCGGAACAACGAAAGAACACTTTATCCGTGCCACATTAGAATCATTAGCCTATCAAACAAAAGATGTTTTAGATGCGATGATTTCAGACTCCGGTATTGACTTGAAAACGTTACGTGTGGATGGAGGGGCGGTAAAGAACAATTTCCTCATGCAGTTCCAAAGTGATATTCTCGGTGTGCCCGTTGACCGTCCGGTTGTTAGTGAAACAACTGCTCTCGGAGCTGCCTATCTAGCAGGCCTTGCGGTAGGATACTGGCAAGACAAAGAGGAAATTGCGAAGCAATGGAAAATTGACCGTACATTTACTAACCAATTAAATGAAGAAACAAGTGCTCAGTTGTATGACGGCTGGCAAAAAGCAGTGGCAGCAACAAGAGCCTTCAAATAA
- the dhaK gene encoding dihydroxyacetone kinase subunit DhaK: protein MKKIINEANEVVQDMLDGLIAAFPNQLKLVEGTTVIARKNAPIPNKVAIISGGGSGHEPAHAGYIGKGMLDAAIAGEVFTSPTPDQVYEAIKAVDGGAGVFMVIKNYTGDVLNFEMAAELAEADGIQVAQVIVNDDVAVEDSSFTTGRRGIAGTVFVHKIAGAKAESGATLQEVQAIADKVVNNVRSMGMALSPCTVPAAGTPSFELKENEMEIGMGIHGEPGTEKKEIASANEIAEELTNKILEDMQLNHGDEVAVMINGLGSTPEMELYIVNGKVHQILSSKGIKVYETFVGEYMTSLEMAGCSVTLLKLDEELKQLLDAESLAPAFRK, encoded by the coding sequence ATGAAGAAGATTATTAATGAGGCGAATGAGGTTGTGCAGGATATGTTGGATGGGTTGATTGCGGCGTTTCCGAATCAGTTGAAGCTGGTGGAGGGAACGACGGTTATTGCGAGGAAAAATGCACCGATACCGAATAAAGTGGCGATTATTAGTGGGGGTGGCAGCGGTCATGAACCGGCCCATGCCGGGTATATTGGGAAGGGGATGCTTGATGCTGCAATCGCTGGTGAAGTGTTTACATCGCCAACACCTGATCAAGTATATGAGGCGATTAAAGCAGTAGACGGTGGTGCTGGGGTATTTATGGTGATTAAAAACTACACGGGCGATGTGTTGAATTTTGAAATGGCAGCAGAGCTGGCAGAAGCTGATGGGATCCAAGTAGCACAGGTAATTGTTAATGATGATGTCGCGGTAGAGGATAGTTCATTTACAACCGGACGCAGGGGAATTGCGGGAACTGTATTCGTTCATAAAATCGCTGGTGCAAAAGCAGAGTCAGGTGCGACATTACAGGAAGTACAAGCAATTGCCGATAAAGTAGTAAATAATGTTCGATCGATGGGGATGGCATTAAGTCCTTGCACAGTTCCAGCTGCAGGAACACCAAGCTTCGAATTAAAGGAAAATGAAATGGAAATAGGCATGGGGATTCATGGGGAACCGGGAACGGAGAAAAAGGAAATAGCTAGTGCAAACGAAATTGCTGAAGAGTTGACGAACAAAATATTGGAGGATATGCAATTAAATCATGGGGATGAAGTGGCAGTAATGATAAATGGTTTAGGTTCAACACCAGAAATGGAACTATACATCGTAAATGGCAAAGTTCATCAAATTTTATCCAGTAAAGGAATCAAAGTGTACGAAACGTTTGTAGGTGAATATATGACTTCATTGGAGATGGCTGGTTGCTCAGTTACGCTTTTAAAACTCGACGAGGAACTTAAACAATTATTAGATGCTGAATCATTGGCACCTGCATTCCGCAAATAA